Genomic segment of Clostridia bacterium:
CTATAGGTATAACCGGGCCAAATACCTTGAAGCCGAACTGCAGCCCTTCTATAAGGTGTTGTGTGATTCTTCCAAGAGGATCCTCCTTGTACGCAAAGAAGGATATTATTATCAATATCAGAATTGAGGTTCCGCCAATCAGAGCTGTAGCATCCCCTCCCTGAAGCTTTGCAATGAACATTATCACTATATCCAATGCAAAAAGTAACGGTACCAAAGTTGCAAGAGCTTTCCTGATTGATGGTGCCATATTTTTCATCGCTTTTATATCATCATCAATTTCCACCAATGTTTTTGTACTATCAATTTCTTCAACCTTTAATACTCCAGATTTCATATCCCTTTTCAGCATCCAGAAGGCAACTATAGTAGTAACTGCACCCATTATAAATACCAACGGTATACTTGCGGCAACTACGTCTCCTACTGGTATTCCTGCTCCATCGGCAGTGATTTTGGGTGCTCCCTGGATTATGAAATCACCTGATAATGCAATTCCATGTCCAAAAAGGTTCATTGCCACTGCGACACCAAGTGCAGGAAGCTTTGCTTTAAGTGCAACAGGCAGAAGCACCGCTCCCATTAATGCAACAGCCGGGGATGGCCAGAAGAACCAGGATATTACCATCATAAGTATGCCTATCACCCAATAAGCCAGTGTGGGAGTGCGTATCAGCTTGGTAAAAGGATATACCATTGCCTCATTGATACCTGTTTTCATCAATACTTTGCTCATACCGAAAATGATTGATATTACAAGTATCGTACCTAAAAGTTCTTTAATTGCGTATGCAAAGCTGTTAAAGATACCGGTGACTGAATGGGTAATCGACGAGGTTCCTATGAATCCCAGCACAAGAATTCCTGCAATGCAGATAAAGCTGGTATCCTTTTTCATTACAATGAAAGCTATTACCAGCAGTATGAAAATCAAGTACGCCCAGTGTAAAGCGGTAAGTGTAACTCCCATTGAGTCTCCTCCTTCCAAAAAATTTAAACTAATTAATACAGAATATGCGGGAGCAACAAATAGGGTACTACATATTTCGCATGATATAAATGATGTGTCTTAAGCAACGGGGGAACGGATACCACTGAACACACGGATGTTCCACGGATTCCTACGGAATAGCACGGTTAATTTTATTAATATATTGCAGCGTCAGAGAATTTTGATACTTACTTCATTACCGAGTATTACTAATGTTTCAGAATATTATACACGCCGTGTATTCAGTGGGTTTCAGTGTTTTTCCGAAGGAAATCCGTGGTACCCGTTCCCCATTTACTACTTCGTATTATTCTACTAACACGTCAGAAAAAAAAGATATGCCCGGAAGAATCACCTGGCATATCTGTTTAGTTATTAGTAACAGTAGAAGCTTTCTATCTGTCTCAGACTTATTCCGAAGTACACCCACCTATATCCGGTCCATCTCCAGCCTGACACTGAACGGCGTCCTACAAAGGTGAGCCATACCCAGAATTCCCTGCCATTACGGAGCTGGAGATATACAAATCTGTTTCTGCATCTTCTTATGGATCCCGGGTCGACAGCCTGAACTCCGAATCCCTGCTGTGCTGCTAACTGTGGAGCTACTGAGGGAGGCGGCCCTGATGGAGGTCCACCCGATGGGCCAAAACCAGGTCCCTGCCCCCCGGTTGGTGGAGGGCCCTGCGGTCCAAAGCCTCCAGGAACAGGTGGGCGCTGCCTGTAAAAAGGACAATCTTCACAGAGCTCATCATCTAATTCAATATCGTCATTTTCATCATCATACATAGCATTCACTCCCATACACATTTGTTATCAGTATATGTATGAGGCAAGTCCAAGGTTCTACAAAAAATATAAGTCGAGCTGTCTGCCCGACTTATTTAATCTAAAGTTTGAAGCCTTCAATTTTTCAATGAATTGAACTTATCCGGCAAGCGCACCCAATATTAGGGCGGCAATTATTATTACCATAAGTATCCCAAGAAGCTTCCATACAAATTTCAGCCATCTGTCATAGGATACCCTAGCTACTGCAAGGCCTCCCATAACTACAGCACTTGTAGGCGTCACAAGGTTCACTATTCCAGATGCAGACTGATAGGCAGTAATAACTACATGCCTTGCAACTCCTGCAAAATCTCCCAAGGGTGCCATAATGGGCATTGATAATGTCGCAAGCCCTGACGTGGACGGTATCAGGAAGGACATTGGCAAATAGAACAGGTATGAGGCTATTGCAAAGGCTATTGAGCCCGTTCCCGCTAGAGACCTCTCTCCTAAATTCAGCACTGTATCTGTAATATTTCCTGCATTCATTACTATTGTTATTCCTCTAGATACACCTACTATCAGTGCAACTCCCAGAAGGTCTCTGGCACCATCCACAAAAGAGTCTACCAGTCCATTTTCTCCAAGTCCCGCTACTAATCCAATAACTACTGCAGAGACAAAAAATAGCGTTGTCAGCTCACCGAACCACCAGCCCAGGGTGGGAATGAAACTGATGTTGATATCCGAAAAGGGGATTACTCCTATAATCATTATAAGAAAGGTCAAAGCAAAAAGAAAAAGTACCAGCTTCCTTTTGCTTGTAAGCTCAGGAAATTGCTTGCTTCCATCGTGGGCGAGAAAATGTTTTTCGTTATCCTCCTTCATATCATATACCACTGAAGCTTTAGGATTCTTTTTTACCTTTTCAGCATACCTCATTACATATAATATTGCGGCCAGCTCACCCACTACCAGAATCAGCAGCCTTAAAAACATTCCCTCTCCCATTGATATGCCTGCAAAGCCTGAAGCAATCCCTGTTGCAAAGGGATTTACCGTTGAACCCAGCACTCCTACACCTGCACCTAGCATAATCACCCCCACAGCAGTCACAGCATCATAGCCTGCGGCTATGAATACCGGAAGCAGCAAAGGATAAAAAGCTATAGTCTCCTCCGCCATGCCAAAGCTGGTGCCGCCAAGAGCAAAAAGTATCATAAGAATAGGTATCATCCACTTTTCCTTGCCCTTTAGGCTCTTAGTGACTCCTGCAATCCCTGCGTCAATAGCACCGGTCTTCATAACAACTCCCAGGAAGCCTCCTATGATAAGTATGAACAAAGACACATCCACTGCATCATAGAAGCCTTCAATAGGCGCCATTATTATATCAGCTATGCCCTGGGGATTTGGTTCCACCATATGATATGTGCCTGGAATCGGCTCCTTTTTTGATGCTGTAGGATCAACGTAGTTATACTGCCCTGAAGGAACTATCCAAGTTAGTATAGCAACTACAATTATAATTGCTAATAGAATAGTAAAAGCTGATGGCATTTTAAACTTTCGCATAAAATCACTCCTTATGAAGAATATTTTGAGTAATGATGTGAAAAATATACAAAAGTTATTTTATATTGCTGCTCTAAATAGTCAATCAAAAGGACTTGCCTGATTTTAACCAGACAAGTCCTCCAATACGAACATAATTAAGCTTCAATATTTCTTTTCTCAGTGTCAATATACCTGGTCAGCAGCAAGTTTCCCACTGCAATAAGTGCTCCCAGGACAAATACGTATTGATAGCCGAAAGCATTCCACACCAAGCTTCCAAGCCAAGGCACAACCATTGATACTGCATGGTCTATGCTCAACCCCATGGATAACGTAGGTGAAACATCCTCCGGACTAAGGGCTATTTTTTTAAGATAGGTCGCTCTGGCAATGCTTGTTGCACTCATCAGCTGGTCTGCAACAAAGCAGGCGCAGATTATTAAAAGCGCTGCCCCGCCAATGCCGAATAACCCTGACACACCCTCAGCAAATGCATAGCCCGCACAGATGACTATCAGCGCTATAGCCTCCGATGCAAGCACAAACTTTTCTCCTTTTTTATCTATCAGATTCCCTATATATGGCTTAAATATAATTCCTATTCCCGCAGTGAAAAACCCAAGTACGGCAAAGGTGCTGACCCCCTGGCTGAAAATTTTTATTAGCACCCAGGGTCCAAAGGTTATGAATATCTGCTTCCTTGCGCCGTACAAGACATTAAGCCAGTAAAAAAGCTTATATTCCTTCCGGAAAAATAGTTTCTTTACTTTAACCTTTGGCTTGTGAGGTGTCATAAAAAGTATTAGCAGGCAGGCGCATATAAAAGCAAGGGCTCCCACCGTAAAGGCAACACTGTAATTGACCTTCACAAATCTAAATATAAAAGCAGTGATCAGACTGGTGCCCAAGAAAGCAGCTGTATTCAAGCCATTAATTCTTCCCAGTACCCTTCCTAGATTACCCTCTTCAGCCAAATTCATTCCTATACTATTGGACATGGGCATAAATAGGTGCTGCCCCATGCTGTACACCGTCATCCATATCATCATCGAATAATAATCTGATGCAAAATGACCAAGTCCCAGTAGTCCAAATGCAGCCAACATATTTGCCAATGAGGCTATCCTCACATCCCCTAGGAACAGTAACGCTCCTGACACAAATACGACCAGGAACCCCGGAAGCTCTCTGGGGAATTCAAGTATGGTCCTTTGAGATACTGTAAGATGAAAGGTATCACTCAAATAATTATTGAAAACCGATGCGTCAATACTCTGGCTAATTCCAATAAAAGCACTTGCCAGCATAAATAATATTAAATCCCTGTTTTTCAACTCATAACCCCCAAAATATCCATAGACATATACTTCTAATATCTCTTGCTTTGTATTGCCTATGTTCTAGTAGTTAGTATCTTATCTTCCATTCCGTTCAGCTCTGTGGTTTCGTTCTCGCTTAACTTTGAAAGTATCTCTCCTCTATACTTGATACCTATTAAGTGCCTCAGCTTTATACCCTCATCAGCTGCATCAGACCAATTTATCTTCTTTCTGTTGTAATACAGGTCGTAGTCCACTATTCTTGTGCCATCATCCAACAGCTCCAAGCCCAGCAAAATCTTTTTAATATATATGGGAGTGTGGAAGGTAAAGAATCTTACCCTATATATCTCCACCGACATCATAGGCCTAGGGTTGTCCTTACCCCAGGATTCTCCCAGTATAATCCCAAGCTCCATCCATTCCATGATATTGAGAAGTCTCTCATAGTGAAGCTTATACTCGCTGTATCTGTCAAATATCCTTATTTCAAGCTCATACCAATCCCTATTCGCCAGTCCGCTGTTCAGATATTTCAGTGCGTGGGATCTGAGGTCCCTCAAAAGAGGCCTGTATCTTTCCTCAACGAACAGAACCGTTTTATACATGTCATTTACACTCATGGTCCTATGTATGGGCTTGTCAGTTATTGCCACTATAGTACCTTTTTCGTTGTATGAGTTAAGAATATCTACTAAATTACCCTCTATGCATTTATAATCCTCACTAATTTCTCTGACTACCCTTTCCAGATCCCCCATCGCCCTTAATATTATTATTCTCGTTGCAATGCGGGATCTGACTATCAGATGGCTCATTCTGTCATTCAAAAGGTTGCAAAGTACTACATCCGGCTCCTCCATTATAATGAGCGCATCTTTTATTTGCTGCAAATCAACTACATCTGTTATTTTATCGATTATAAATATGATGGTATAATCTTCTCCTGCTTTTTCAAAGGCAGCGTCAAAATCATAGCAGTCTGCTTTCTTTTCTTGTATAAGATACTCCCTCAGTTCCTGTATGCTGCTGCTCTCAAAAAGCAATATTTTCGGTCCGCTTCTAACCAGAGAAAACATCTTTTACCCCCCTCTGTCATAATCCTATTTTGTGCCTCCCCAGCCTTGCATCATCAATGCCGGAAGGATAGCATAAGGTCGTGCACTCTCCCGACTCTAACCCTATAATATTTATGTATGAAATCCCATTAAAATACAGTTTATTATCGATACAACCGCTTTTTAATGTCAGGTCATGCCCAAACAAGTTATATTGTGCAGGTTCGTCAAGCACCCCTTTAGGCATATGGCTTATCCTGAAGCTTAGGTTCTCTATCTCTACTGTTTCGGCTTTCTTGATAATACGGCTCCTTCTGAAATGCTTGCTTTCAATTTCGACATTATCGTGATTGCCCAATGCCAGAATAATTTCAGCATCAGAGTTCTCAAGAATAGCCGTCAAGCGCTTTATCCATTTCTCATGCTCATAGATTGAAGTGGGGTAAAGTGCCAGCTTTATATTGTCCACCAAATCACCCGTATGTACAATATAGTCAGGCTTCAGCCTTTCAATAAGCATCCTAAGCTCAGGGTAAAAGCAGGCTGGAGTGTCAGACACATGAAGCAGTCTCTTTTCTGTGGACTCTGACAGCTCTATAGGTATATAAAGCTTTCCTATGACGTTGTATATAAACTCTTTGAAATTTATCATAGTGTACTCCATCCTTAACAATGTATATGTAAATTATTTCATCAATCTCTCAATTAGTCAAACAAAAAAAGAACAGCATTACTGCTATTCTTCATATATTCCCATTCAATTAAACCTTAGGCAGATTTATCCCATAGAAAATCTCTGTTATTTCCCTGTCCAGCTTCTTTTCTATCTCTTTCTTTTCTATATCACTCAGGTCTTCTTCCTTTATTTCGAATAGATAGTTGCTGAGGCTCAGGTCGGTTATCCTCATCTTCGTGTGGAATATGTTGGATTGATATATGTTCATATCAATGAGACTGTATCTGTCTATAGTCTCTTTTGCTATGAAGTTTTGTATTGAGTTTATCTTATGGTCTATGAAATGCTTCCGTCCATTTATATCCCTGGTATATCCTCTAACCCTGTAATCTATTGTTATAATATCCGAATCAAAACTCTGGATAAGATAATTCAATGCCTTTAGCGGGGAAATTGTTCCACAGGTAGTTACGTCTATATCCACCCTGAAGGTGCTGATTTCATTCTGAGGATGGCTCTCAGGGTATGTATGCACTGTTACGTGACTTTTATCAAGGTGTCCCACTATATTCTCCCTTATAGGGGTAATAACGCCCCTGTTGCAGGATGGGTCAAGTACGTAAAGTGGAACCTCCTCCTCTGAAATCAGAAGTGTAACACTGGCCCCCTGAGGATCGTAATCCTGCTTCGCCACGTTCAATACGCTGGCGCCTATCATTTCTGTTACATCACTTAGTATCTTTGTAAGCCTTGTAGAATTATACTGCTCATCTATATACTCAATATACTTCTTTCGATCTTCGGCAGACTTTGTATAGCATATATCATAAATATTAAAGCTCAAAGATTTTGTCAGATTATTAAAGCCATAGAGCTTGAGCTTGCCTTTGTCGGCTTTCATAAGCAGCACACCCCATTTCCATTAGTCTTTTTTTACAATCAAGCACGTAAAATCTTCCAAAATATTACAGCAATTTAAAATTATAAACCATATTAATATTAAGCCCTAATTGCTTAATTGTCAACATTTCGAGCACGATAAGTAGGTATTAAAATAATATGTCTTTTCAAACTCAGGATTGCTGTCACCGTAATACTCATCCTCTTCTCTTTCCTTGCAAAGGGCTTCCAGGTCTATTTCACCTACTATGAGAAAATCCCCCTCAGGGTGCTCTGATACTGCTACTACACCATCCTCCCTAGGTGTCATGCCAATTGGTGCAAATATCCCTGCTTTTCCTGTGAAATGCAGACCACAGAACCAGCCGTTCAGTGCAGCCTTGATTCCATACACATGTGCCTCCTGCACTCTTGGCCATATGCCCCTGAGTGCCCTGGGTCGCCTATACTCCTCATTATTAGCTATTGGAAGGACAACGACATCACATCCCCTGCTTCTAGCCAGATTGAACACTTCATAATATGTTGCATCCATACAGACAGGAAATGCAATATTCCCAATGTCCAGGGAAAATACCTTGAATTCATTGCCTCTCTTAATCCCAAGCTTCTCCTCAAAATCTGTAAGATGCAGCTTCATCTGCCTTCCAAGAATGTCACCCTCACGGGAAATAATGGCGCCCCCATTATACAAATGGTCATTCTCTCTAATAAAATAACTCCCGGTATAAATATATATGGAGTATTTTGAAGCCAGACCGCACATTATACTTTCGATTGCAGCTTGAATCGGTGTTGAAATACTGCAAAGCAGAGGATATAGCTTGCTCAAGCCACTGTCCGAGCCGCTCTCGGCATGGATTACCTGTCTTTTGTTCAAGCAGCGGTTTAAGAGGTTGAACCCGGGTATTATCCCAAGAAGCTCGAAAAAATTATATTCAGGAAAGGCTATTATATCGCAGCCCTTCTCTGCTGCTGATTTTACAAAGCTCTCCATTCTATATGCATAAGCTTCAACGTTTTTTGCTGCAGTTATTTTTCTTTGCACAGCAGCAGCCCTGATACTTCCCCTCCCGTCCTTGTGGTTGTTTTCCAGGGCTTTTATGCTGCTAAGGCTTGTTCTTATCCTGTCTTCTCCAAGCTTCCACCGGAACCACTTTTCCAATAGGCTGTTCATGATAACCTCCATTCCGAGATGGCATAAATATATCCTTATATGCTTCTATATTGAGCTGTCCAAGAGTATTGAACTTTCTAACCGCTTCCTTCCGCTTTTCATTGTCAAGCTCTGCTGTAATGATTGCACATTTCTGGCTTTTGCCCTCAAGAGCCAGGAAGCCGTCCTCCCCTGCAGTCATATCCAGGGGTGCATGTATTATGGAAGACCCGTGGAAGTCGTGTCCCTTGAAGCTTCCATTGAAGCTGCTTTCCATACCGAAAAATAGGTTAGCCTGCACATTCTGCCAAAGTCCTGCAAGCTGTCTGGACATATTTCTACTGCCTATTATAGCCGTAGGAGCCAGTACCAGCTTCACCCCTGACATGGCAAGCGCCCTTGAAACCTGCGGATAGAACACATCTGTGGATATGATTATTCCTAGCTTCAATCCCCGAAGAGAAATACTGTTCAGCTCTGTCCCGCGAGAAAGCCCAAGTCCTTTCTCCCATTTAGCCAGATATATCTGCCTTTGCTCCATTATTTTTTCCCCCTCCATGATAATACAGGAGGAATGATAGGTATCCGCATAGTCTGCTTCAAAGTAACTTCCTGGGCATATAGCCATGCCTTTATAAGCATTTGACAGTTCAATTATGTCATTTATATATCTCTCACCATTATCGAAGAGACAGCCTAAGAGTGCCGGTAAAACTACCATATCTATTTTGTGCTCACAGCAAAGTTGGAGCCAGCCCGCCACCTTCCCTGCAAGTTGTTCATAGCTGGTAAGCTCCAGATAATCATCATTATTGAACACTATTGATGCCGCATTCATTTCATTCCCCCCCTGGGTGATTCTGAATTAGAACATAATAAAGTGCAAAAGCGAGATATCCGCTGCCTGTGGCAAACCCTACCCCTGTTTTTGCCTTCCCTGTATTCCTATCGAAGCTTTCACACAAGAGTCCGAAATCCATATCGGCAGCTTTCAGCCATTCGATCGCCTGCTCCTGCAGCAATGGATTCAGTATGCTTCCGCACAGTCCCAGCCCCGAGGGTGTGTTGGGATGGTGATCGCAGGCCAGCTCTTTGATTCTTGATGTTTCGCAGTAATATCTGTAATTGTTGGAGTAGTAGTAATTTATCGTGTTCCTGAAAAGCTCCTCACTGCTGTCAATAAAACCGTAGTAGTCAAGCAGCCCAAGGTTTCCCGGAGGATCATTGTAAAGACTGAAGCTTCCTTTGCCATCTGCTGACCATACAAATATTTTTCTGCCATCTATTTCTTTCACAAGATGTGAATATATTCCTTTATATATACCTTGTATCCTATCGCCAAGGATCCCGGCCTTCTCCATAAGACCCCTTTGCTCGTATACACTCAACAGGTTCTTTAATCCTCTCCATAGTATTACATTGTCTACGGTAAGCAAGGGGTATTCACTGGGGTCATCTGAGGGCATCAGAAAAGTCTTATAAAGTCCGGTCTCGCGGTCATATTCCCTCTCAATTCTCATAAATACAGAATCAAGAATCCTGAGCACATCATCATCGATATTCTCCATGCTGCCTATCAGTATGAAATAGCTGGCGGCTTCATCAAGCTCAAATCCAGGGTAAAGTACAGTTCCATCTATATAATGGGCATGGTCTCCTGCATTCTTTCCATGCATAAGAATCGTATCCCTGCACAGGCTTAAATGAAAACCCCTTTCCACCAGCTTTATCGCAGGGAATGACCACAAGAAGCTGTCCCGTTCCCAGAAAGCTCCTGAGACATAATATCTTGGACTTCTCGAAGTCAATGCAGCATATCTGTCACTCTCCATATCTTTTCCTACTGCAAAGAAGTAATTGAAAAACATGTTTTCATTCAAAAGCCTTTGAAGCAATGTATCCTTAGCATATGCCACAGCTTTGCTCTTTAACCAGTTTGACAGTTCCTCGTATATGCTCCTGCAGCCCTTCCTCCTGAAATGTATAAGAGTTGTGGAAGCACCATCCATGTCTGAATTTATAGTAATATAAAATGCATTGCTGCCGCTGCATTTAAGCTTTAGTACAAAACTGCCTTCATCAATGCATTGATGTTCAAAGCTGCTATCTCCACCAAAGGCTATACTTAAGCTTGTGCTGCCCGAGGTAATATTTACCGCAGGGCTGCCCAGCCATTTATCCAATTTCATTTCCTTTTTAAATTCGGAATCATGGGAGTTGAACCTCAGCAGACTGAGCTTATCAATTGTGCAAACAAGCCTTGCTTCTATATCTTCAGAGCTTTCCAGCTCATATACAAATCCCTTTTCATAGAGATCCGCATAGAGCTTTACATTAACCCGCACTCCACCCTCCAGCTCAAAAGAGAATACCGGAATATAGTAATTCTCGAGAACTACACTTGAGCGCTGTATTGATAACCTCCTGTCATCCTTATAAAACTCCGGTTTAAACAGGGTTTCCTCACCCTTAACCTCCATAAGGCCTTTATTTGATAAGGTTAAAATATTCATACTCCTGACAGAAGCATCATAAGTGCTGATTTCAGGCAGGCTTATGTAATGATTGCCTGCATAAAGCACCCTTTCATTTATTTCAATTTCTTTTGGAGTCGTCATTATCTTATTCATACAAAGCCTCCTGATTTTTCAAGCTCCTCCAGCAGCTTATGGTGCTGTTTCGGAGAAAGACCATACATTTTTTTAAATGCCCGGACGAAGCTTGAATAATCCCCGAACCCGCACTCAGAACAGGCCTCTGTCATCGACTTCCCTGATTTTATGAGGGTATTGGCCATCATCAATCGTTTTTGAAGAATATAGCTGTGAATGGTATAACCTGTCTGGCTCTTAAACTTATGCATTAGGTGATATCTGCTCATATAAAATCTGGATGCCAGGTTTTCTACCGACATATCTTCACAGAGGTTTTCATTTATATGCTTTATTACTTCTCCAATACTTTCATTATAATCCCCTTCTGCATGGTGTTTTACAGCCTCAGGTGTAAGATACAGCCTATTGAGATATATGATGAATTGCAGGAACAATGAATTCTTAAGCACTTGACTACCAAAGCCGTCTCTCATATACTCTTCTTTAAGCTGCGCAATAATATATTTTCCTTGACGCAGCAGCTCAGTATCCAATCTCAGTAAATTGCGCTTTTCTTTGGAGGCAATATCGAAGCAGTTCAATAGATTAATTTCCGGACTGCTATGCTTGGATAAAAAATTCGAATTGACCCATATGATCATCCTCTCATAGGTCATGGAAGCATCAACTATGGTCTTATGTATCTCACTGCTGCTCACGAGAAGTATATCCCAAGGCTTAAGCTTGTATGCCTTTCCTTCTATCAAATATGTAACGTTGCCTGATATGAAAATGATTATTTTATTAAAATCATGAAAGTGCAATTCAAACTCCATGCTTTTTTTATCCTTTAAGTGGAATAGCTCAAAGTCCTTGTTCAGATATCCCCTCCTGCTGCCAGTTACTAAAACATCCTCTTTCATTATTTACCTCCTATGTTAGTCTTCAAAGCTCCAGAGCATTACTCACAGTTCCCTCGAACCTCGAACCCCGCACCTCGCACCTATTGTTTTTATACTATAGCACTTATTGCAATATTTCAAGCATCTTAGGCAATAAATATAGCAAATACTTTGAATATAATATATGTAAAGAGCACCCATAAATATACTTGGAGGTATGAGAATGAATAAGAAACTCAACGTAGGAATTCTTGGAGGAACGGGCTTTGTGGGGCAGCGTCTTGTTACACTCCTCCATGACCACCCGTATTTTGATATCAAGGTAATAGCTGCAAGCGAAAGATCTGCAGGTAAAAGCTATATTGATGCTGTTAGCGGAAAGTGGAAGCTCTCCCAACCTATTCCTGACAGCGTAAAGTCTATGATAGTTAAGAACTTGCATGATGTTGATTCCATTGGCAGTGAAGTAGATTTCGTATTCTGTGCTGTAGATATGCCTGCAAGTGAGATAAAGGAAATTGAGGAAAGGTATGCAAAAACAGAAACTCCTGTGGTATCAAACAATTCAGCCCACAGGCTCACTCCCGACGTCCCAATGGTCATACCCGAGGTAAATCCGGAGCATCTTTCCATTATCGAAAAACAAAAACAGCGCCTTGGAACAAGCAGAGGTTTTATAGTAGTCAAGCCCAACTGTTCAATACAAAGCTATGTTCCAGCCATAAATGCACTTATGGACTTCAAACCTTCGGCAATATCAGTGTGCACCTACCAGGCTATTTCCGGCAGTGGAAAAACCTTTGCCGATTGGCCGGAGATGGTAGACAACATAATTCCTTTTATATCCGGTGAGGAAGAGAAAAGTGAGCAAGAACCTCTCAAGGTATGGGGACACATAGAG
This window contains:
- a CDS encoding AraC family transcriptional regulator is translated as MKEDVLVTGSRRGYLNKDFELFHLKDKKSMEFELHFHDFNKIIIFISGNVTYLIEGKAYKLKPWDILLVSSSEIHKTIVDASMTYERMIIWVNSNFLSKHSSPEINLLNCFDIASKEKRNLLRLDTELLRQGKYIIAQLKEEYMRDGFGSQVLKNSLFLQFIIYLNRLYLTPEAVKHHAEGDYNESIGEVIKHINENLCEDMSVENLASRFYMSRYHLMHKFKSQTGYTIHSYILQKRLMMANTLIKSGKSMTEACSECGFGDYSSFVRAFKKMYGLSPKQHHKLLEELEKSGGFV
- the asd gene encoding aspartate-semialdehyde dehydrogenase, with translation MNKKLNVGILGGTGFVGQRLVTLLHDHPYFDIKVIAASERSAGKSYIDAVSGKWKLSQPIPDSVKSMIVKNLHDVDSIGSEVDFVFCAVDMPASEIKEIEERYAKTETPVVSNNSAHRLTPDVPMVIPEVNPEHLSIIEKQKQRLGTSRGFIVVKPNCSIQSYVPAINALMDFKPSAISVCTYQAISGSGKTFADWPEMVDNIIPFISGEEEKSEQEPLKVWGHIEGNEIIKAAAPIITAQCIRVPAAEGHLAAVSVSFTHKPTKETIIERWKNYKGKPQLLKLPNAPKQFLTYFNEDNRPQTKLDRDVEHGMGITIGRLREDSIFDYKFVCLSHNTLRGAAGGSVLTAELLAAEGYIVAK